tatatatatatatttgaaaagagtgataaaaaataaaaaaatagataaaatatttaaaaaacctgaaaaaaaaattaaattcagtcCTAGTATTTTGAGTTTGtacttacatgatcgttaatttcagggttCGTAAGATTAGTTAAGGTATATATAAGCTATTCAAACATTCacgttaataattaaaataaaatcggttgatttaatttatgatttagaGAGTTTTTTAGACAATTCTTTTTGCTAGTCAAgctaactttttttctttttaatcaacttACAATActcaaattcattttaaatttctaTATACTTACctatttgtggtttttttttttcatagagcTTTTGGTTTTCAGCTCACCCTTTTGTTACCGCTTTTACTTTTGCTCGGTGATCTATACTTTCGGTACAACTCCAATTTCTTTAAGACAACatatccttttttcttttttttttaaagttttttttgctCATCATTATGATTTAATTGAAACTTCATGGTCCATTCGAAACTATTTACCTTTTATAAACTgttcgcttttttttttccttgcacgTTTCGTCTTGGGGCATCGATGCTGTGTTGGTTAGTTTTGTTAAGTTGTTTCATACTTTTGAATTCTTCTAATAAGTTTTTGGCTCATCGTTGATTCTTGGTGTTTCCACACCATTTAAgttgtcaatttttttccttggtatattgtgctgttttttttttttttgggaattttTGTATCTACTTTTCCCATTGCAAAATGCTTAtcactttttatataaaaaaggaatttgttgtcttgattattttttctttgattaacgtgggtgtccgagcCAATTTAcgtgcacctcgactaatttcacgggtcataaagttaatgaccatgtaagcttTTAGTGACTATCATATTGACAACCACAGAGCTCGAACTTGAAACTACAAAGAGAGCAAATTCCTTGATCTCAAACTCCTTGATTATATTACTATTGGGTTACCTACTAGATTGTTACTTGGTTATTGTTTCTCATTTGTATCATGATGTTAGGTTCAAAGTTTTTGTCTCCTTATTATTGATTCTTATTGTTTCACACCATAATTTATgtcatttatgttttctttcttatttaatcCTAAGATgcagttttttttatccttttttttttttttcattgagatGCATTATTTTAGTAAGATGATGAAGTTAGCAATCGATTGGCTCCTTTTACCAATGACTCTGTCTTCACGTCTCTGGATGAAAATATCATCCATGGGCTTATAGATAAGCTTAACAACACAAATGAACTAACAAAACTCTTTCGCTCAGCGAATGAAAGGGTTCATAGAGGAATTGTCCGTAATTATAAACTTCGATTAATTGGACCACGAGATAATGACTCTAGAAAATATGATGATCCTGTATCAAGTGATATTGGTGGTCGAGGATATTGGTGTAATTCTTCAGAACATGATATAATCGTTAAGAGCTGCTCCGGCTCCTTACAAAGAACATCCAAGTTACatcctaaaaatatttatggccTTGCAATGCCAGCTTTGTTTCGTTTTGGAGAGGATGAGTTTCATTGCAATATCCCACTTGCAGAACAAACTCTAATTGATCTTAGAACAGACACATATCAAGGCATGTATGAATCTGTTCTTAAAAGAGGCCCTAGATGCATGATCAATAACTATCATGATGCCATGGCGATTTGCAGACATTATGATAATTCAGATCTTTTTATCACATTCACTTGCAATGTCAATTTGCCTGAAATTCAAATAAAGcttagtgtgtttggtattgtggtaactATTGTAGTTGTGGCTTGAAAAacgttgttttataaaaagtacttttagttgagattggtttgaaaaaattgatatttggttaaaactgtggttgaacaaaaaatagtttaatgtgtttggttaaaaatgcttttgaaattgaggttatatatatatattgatggtttttaatttaaatattgtagatttaattattgttattacatcataaaataaataatattttatataaaatattttttattgttccattaaactatctacaattccatcacgtatgaaatacatccgacaaggacTAAAGTTTTTACAAATTTCTTAAGAGCGCAACAACAccaggtaaaatataatcatgaaCAAAATTAAGATTGCGATCAATTTCTGTAAATGCggcgtcatcaagcgatctccgtctaatttatatagtcattgaataatgtttaacactagttttttaaataaaacataattaaaaataaaaaatatttttattttattttattggatcGGACCTGGTTCAATACATTTTTAGCATTGAACCGAATCGGTTCGGCCGGAACAATGGAGCattgttcttgagttttttcaTCACAAGAAGCAACAACGAGCTGCTTCTTGTAACCTGTGGCTATGTCACAGTTAAAGATAAGACCCActattgtaaaattataataagagctttgtcaaacaataataattatggcTGCGGGTTAATCTCACCCGCAATAACAATACCAAACGGTCACTAAAAAGCATTCGGCCGGAACAATGGAGCATGACTCCAatgttcttgagttttttcaTCACAAGAAGCAGCAATGAGCTGCTTCTTGTAGCCTGTGGCTATGCCACAGTTAAAAATGGAATCCACTATTGTAAAATTATGATAAGAACtttatcaaacaataataattatggcTGTGGATTAACCTTACTCGCAGTCACAATGCCAAACAACCACTAAAAAGCATACTTCTTATAAGACTGAAGACAAGCTTGATATCGTGAGAGATGACAGGTGTCAAATGTATGTTCAAAGAGAAAATCaagatgaaataaaagcaaatcgTAACTGTCATTTTATATGCCCTTGTGAAGCTGTCTGGAGGCCCTGGCAATTCCCTATTCATTCTAGAACACCAGCTGTTGATCGTCTTCAGGTCCGCCTCCCACTtcatcaaaatattgtttttcctGGTCATCAATCTTTGCCATCAGTTCTTAGAAGACCTGGGTTTGATCGGACAATGCTCACTGAATGGTTTCAAATGAATATTAATGATCCATCTGCGATGCAAATCAGAGAAAATGGactagcaggaaaaaaaaaggttttaattgAGGCCGCATGACGTATACCCATCCTGCTGCTGTAGAACTTTACTTTCTTAGAATGCTTTTAAACCATGTTAAAGGGGCAACAAGTTTTGAGGACTTGAGAAAAGTTTCGGGGGTTGTTTATCCATCATTTCAACTTGCTTGGAGATGACAAGGAATGGGCTGATGCTTTTTGCGAAGCCATTTTGACTGCTACATCCCCACAAATTAGACAACCTTTTGTCAGTGTAATCCTATTCTATCAAGTTGCTGTTCCTTTGGCTTTATTCTCACACTTGTAGCATTCAATGCATGACGGCATTCTCATTCGTGTTAGATCTTCCTAGGGCATGCCAAATCTTCGGTTGTCTGATGATGaacttaaaaattatgttttatatgagCTTAAACACCTTTTTAATGTTGCCGCCACAACTCTTAAGGATCACAAATTGCCAATGCCAGATGGTCGATTATTATATGAGATCAAGAATGGACGGTTAAGAGAAGAGCTAATCTATGATATAAATGATCTGCAAGAACAACATTCCATCTCCTATCCAAGCCTTAATAAATGTCAGAAACAAGCTTATGAATATGTTGTTAACTCTATTCTTTCTAAACAAGAAGTTTTGGCTTTTGTCCATGGGCACAGAGGTACTGGCAGAACCATTTTATGGCACACATTAATCAATAGAATAAGGTCTGAAGGCTTGGTTGTGCTTCTAATCATGTGGGATTGCTTCTTTGCTTTTACCTGGGGTCGTAGCGCTCATTCAAGGTTTAAAAACTCCACTCtcaaccatctaggtggtggcccaGTGATAAGAATTTGGGATCAAGATGTTTGCTCTCTctatggtctcaggttcgagtcCTGTTGTTTCTCATATGATGACCATTAAAGGcatacatgatcgttaattttaagacccgtgggattagtcgaggtgtgcgCAAGCTGACCTGAACACCcactttaaactaaaaaaaaaaaaaaaaactccactcTCATTTATGTCACTTCCTCATGCATCTAGCACGGCTAATTGAAATGACATCTTTAATTGTCTGGGATGAGGCTTCTATGAACAATAAATGTTGCATTGAAGCCTTGGATCGCTCATTAAAAGATGTTCTTACAAGCAGCATAAATGCTCATTTAGTTAAACCATTTGGTGGGAAATCTGTTTTTTCAGGGGGTGATTTCCGTCGACTCTTACCTGTTATTCCTGGCGGTACAATGGAGGAAATCATTAATGCTTCTCTTTCCAGATCTTTACTCTGGCCACATTTCAAGATTTTCACTATTAACGAGAATACGAGACTTTCATCGAATGGCCTATCTATCGAGGACAGAGACAATCTAATGAAATTTTCGCAAAGGATTCTTTTAATCTAATGAAATTTTCTCAAAGAATATGAGACTCTGTTTGCACAACATCAAGTGAAAGCGACAATGTTGATCTTTTATACCCATCAGAGTTCACAGATATCCTGATACAGCTGTTGGTCATGAGGCGGCCATAGATCTCAAATAAGATCTTAAAGCTACTGCTATTGATTCTCTCACACCCACTGTTCCTGGATATTCTTTCAAACTCACAGATTTCGCACCTGTTCTGGCAAAAGGAAAAGGATCGCGTCTCTTAACAGGTTTACCATcaactttttcttttaaaaagaaatcctcacctccttttttttaatgcataagAAATTACCCTTCGCCTTTATACAAAACATTATCCTTTGCCATCAACAAATTTCTTATCTTAATACATATTTTCAACTTTAGATGTTTCTGATACCTTGGTATGATAAAAATCTGTAATATTATAGCATAAAGCATGCCTTATAAAACCATTCCTTTTGCTTTCTTACAGCATTGTAATCATTTCGTATCTTAATACATCTTCAACTTTTGATGTTTTACGtgcattcaatttctttttatcattttaatttgcaACCTttcatatctttattttttcctccCAGGAAAGCCAAACCTATGCGGAACAGCTGCATCTGTTTGGTATTTTAATCCAGGCAACCCTGAGATTTTGCCATACCGGCCATCATTAGTTAGTCTTCCTCATATTTCTTTTACTTTACGCTTTCATttcctatgttttttttgtttttttttttccttttataaactGTTGCATAATTGTTCAAACTTTCATACAACTTTGGGCAAATTCCAGTTGAGGTCCATGTTCCAGCATCAACAAATGCAATTAATTCACTTGACGAAACCTAAAAAGGTTGGAAAAAATGGGAAATGAAGCTCGAAAATTTGGATGTTTAAAGATAGAATTATGGGtgtaaacataataaataatttgtggTGTTGTggtgaaaatgatgaaaattagatttttaggaATTAATTTGTGGTGTTGtggttaataataatttaacaacATAGAAATGGGGATAAGGTTGGTATAAATAAAAGTTGAgaatttagattaaattatataaatgagTGTGTAGGTATGTATGAGaattaaatatatgtttggaaTATATGAGTAATTATGCTTTACATGTATGGAAGTGGAGgaaaatattttagagataAAATTACACTTGGGTAGTTGGTAACTAGTGGTGTTTGATAAGCCAAAATGACTGGTAATTGATACttataaaagattttatttgataaacatGGAGACTCTCGGAtgtttaaatcaataattttttatagaaaaaaaatacaatgatattttagagatagactctgaaaatatacatgctGAAAGTATTAAgaataaacaaattatgaatattGAGTTTGAAGAATTCATAATGTATATATAACCTATAAGCCTTGTTTTTTTGCGGAAAGGAAGGAttaaagtgtaattttatttttgtgatatttCAAGCTATATTCTACCCAAAATAACACCTATtaaattagtataaaatattgagggactAGCGTGGGtcctgaaaatattttcaagggAGTGTTGAGCTCGGGTATGATGCCCAAGTACATTAGAGATGAAAAATAAGTCTAGAAGCGCTGCCTGAACCCAAAAACGTTGGGCTCGGGCATGGTAACTCGAGCCCAGGGGGTGCTCGAGTGCACACCCAACATGGGCTCAGACTTTTTGCTTGAGCCCATTTTCCTCAGATGTTGGGCTTGGGTTACCAAGTCCAAACATATTTACTTTGAGTCCATGCTATATGTTGGGTCATGCTTGGCAGTCTGAGCacaatcaaatgttttttatttttaaaaaatttttgaagtatttttttattcatgaaattTGTATCCATAGTAGAACAAACTTAATTTTCGAAAGAGCAAAGCCCTTCTCATTTGTCAATATGTAGTGGGCAACTAAACGTGGGTCTGATTTATGTAGACAAAGATACAAACGTGTGGCAGGATTAACTGCAGAAAGGAGTGTATTGAAGCGAAACGGAatcacacaaacaaacaaatagtAGACAAAAGACAAAAAGGTATACAAGGACAAAACAATGTCACTGCAACACGCAAATTCCTGAGGTTTACATTGTCCTATGACAACAATCGCCCTCTGAGAAAGCGCCATGGTCCAGTTCCAGTTCCCATCCTGCAAGATTAGTGGCAATTCCATGTCAATCAGCTTGTAGCATCAAAGAATCAATGAACTATCATAATAAAGACTGCTACATTCCtgaacattttttctttttcataaattGTTTGGTTTTCTGTTTCAGTTTTGGATGTTTCCAGATACCATAAATCGTTGAAATCAAGCGAATTTTGCAGGTTTGGGTCTGAAAGATTATCACATGGACAACCAGTAAAATCGTTTTGGTCCATCTAATTATCGTGATTTCactatgaagaaaaagaaagtggaATGTCATTTGGTATTAACAAGCAGCATTACCTCCATACGCCGGCAAATGTGCGTAGCCCCATGAAGATGGTCAAGGCAACCCAAATTCCAACAAATCCACCGGTTTTAGAGAGAACAAAAATGGCTGCAATGCTTGCTGTGGCCACTAGAacctgaagagaaaagaaattaaacaaggAAATTTCATCGGAGAAGAATTAATTAGAAAGATTGAAGTCACAAtagattattcttttatttatggaaTGAACAATGGCCGATAAACTTACCATGGAATATGAAGAGTATGCAAAATCAGATGCTCCAAAGTTTACACCATCAAAGACAAAAGCTATCGAGTTGATGGGTTGTGTACCAGCAACAAACTGATGGGTGGATAGAGCAAGAGATCAGTCtaacttcaaaaaaagaaacaagaaaaagagaattttacaaatcaatttgAATGGGAATTACCGGAATGCCGATGGCTATGATACGAAGAACATTAGgatcttttgaaaaaactaCATCACCAAAGTGCAGGGCAAGTCCAACAACCACAGCTAGCCCAAGACCAAGAATAAAACTCATCTGCACAACACCACCAGTCACAATTTAAGAAGCCTGTGGTTATTTTtagaggaaaaggaaaaccaAAAGATGGGAGGATGTATCAATACAGATGTTATTGGCGTACCTGTAACACTCGGGTGGCAGCAGTTGTTGCCTTTTGGTAGTCCTTTTCAGCAAATGCACAAGCAATGATTGCCTATAGACAGTATATGTTTGAAGAAAAACTGGAAATTAGACAGTATATGTTTTCTGAAAACAGACTACGAGAAGGGGGCTGAGTGTTCTTAAGAGTTAAGAAAATGTGACatgttttgaatgataacctGTTAAAAGTATGATTGCAGCTCCTACCAGAAAAGTCCTTACGGTGTTTTTACAGTATGATTAACAGGAAAGGCACTGACAGGGTCTAAAATTGAACACTAATAATCATAAACCAGGAGCAAAAAATCCCTGCAGGGTATTTTTACCTGTCCGGCAACAGCCAAGCCATCTGCAAGAAGTGATGATGTCAACCAAACTTGTAAGCAGATCTGGAAGGCAGCCATAGTTGTTGAACCCAGTCGTGCAGCCCTTGATGCTGCCAGGGTCACACAGATTGTGGCCGCTATAACTCGCGCTAACAACAGAAAACCTGCTTCCGGCAGAGATATGAAGTTAGAGAAAATGCATTGATCGCGTGTTCAAAACTTTCTTACCAAGGCagcaaattaattataatctaACTACAAGCAATGACAAGAAGGAAAATCTTCAAAACAGTGATCAGAGCAAGAGTGCTTAAGCCCCTCACCATTTTTGAGGAACCGACTAAATTGCAAATCTTTCACACTTGGGGGCAAAAGATCAATTTTCTTCATCAACCTCCACAAGAGGATCACTAAAATCAAGTACCTATAGGGATTACGaggaatgaaaacaaaattcataaacACGAGTCCTTTGAAAACTAATCGTTGTAAACATTGAACACCATATTAACTGCACACATGGAAGAATACTAGTACTTACTGGGAAAGGACGTGAGCAATAGCAGCACCACTGACACCCCAGCGACAGACGAAGATAAATATCGGGTCTAAGATGATATTTGTTAAATCTCCTATAACTGTGGTAGACGAAAAGAACCAAAGAAAGAGTTAGTGGAGTCCCAAAATCTCAGGCAGGAAAGTTGGATTTATGTCCACAAACAGAATGACGATATTTGTTAAATCTCCTATAAATGTGtatgtttaatatatatgttagaTTTCACATTGGTCAGAAATATAGAATGGATCTGCTGAGCATTAAGACATTGCTTATGAAGAGTGGGAATGGATGAAAAGAAGCTGAAACTAAAACGAAATGTCTCTCACCAGTGGCGTATAAAGGGGTTTTTGTGTCTTTAAAGCCTCGAAAGACTCCTTGCATTGCCAATGACAAAAGAACTGCAGGAGAACCTAGAGCTCTCAATGTCAAGTACTTCCTTGCAGGGTTTAACATCGCCGAACCCTATCGAATAAAAATGATAGCACCGTCACTTCTCTAATGAATAAAAGCAGCAGAAATGAACAGATGCAGAGTAACAGAAATAATACTAGTGAGGAGACTGAAACTGAAGGCACTTACAGATTTCACACCCATAATATGCAGGAGAGGTTTTGCCCCAAATATGAGG
This genomic interval from Populus alba chromosome 1, ASM523922v2, whole genome shotgun sequence contains the following:
- the LOC118047052 gene encoding protein DETOXIFICATION 43: MSEESASQPAGLRKPKIPLSVFFRDARLFKKDELGSEIIRIALPAAMALAADPVASLIDTAFIGRLGPVEIAAVGVAIAIFNQASKVTIFPLVSITTSFVAEEDTVHRNTKIEAEKAEDLKKDSKSGEAKESVPNDEMLESLEKGSATNNEKNIENKDSLSEDDCKTITSRSSTHTDTKSVNPKQKNERRHVPSASTALIVGGILGLVQAIFLIFGAKPLLHIMGVKSGSAMLNPARKYLTLRALGSPAVLLSLAMQGVFRGFKDTKTPLYATVIGDLTNIILDPIFIFVCRWGVSGAAIAHVLSQYLILVILLWRLMKKIDLLPPSVKDLQFSRFLKNGFLLLARVIAATICVTLAASRAARLGSTTMAAFQICLQVWLTSSLLADGLAVAGQAIIACAFAEKDYQKATTAATRVLQMSFILGLGLAVVVGLALHFGDVVFSKDPNVLRIIAIGIPFVAGTQPINSIAFVFDGVNFGASDFAYSSYSMVLVATASIAAIFVLSKTGGFVGIWVALTIFMGLRTFAGVWRMGTGTGPWRFLRGRLLS